The Akkermansia muciniphila genome contains a region encoding:
- a CDS encoding DEAD/DEAH box helicase has product MTQTSSFSTLGISPEILEAVEVLGFDTPSAIQEQAIPAAIGGSDIVGLSHTGSGKTLAFAIPALECIDPDERSVQVLALCPTRELAVQICREVDKLALFMDGVSAVPIYGGSSFRPQLDALRRGVQFVVGTPGRVMDLMESGALKLDNLRMLILDEADEMLDMGFLEDIERIAESMPETKQTLFFSATMSPEINRLVSRFMKDPVQITIERPTLTVPTIEQSYYEVLFSSRIEVLSRLLDTGKIKMGLVFANTKKVVDDVVDGLTARGYPVDRLHGDMPQIMRERVMDSFRKGSLRLLVATDIAARGLDVDDVDAVVNFELPRDPEDYVHRIGRTARAGRKGKAITFVGRRDFSLMSRIERFIGVKLTPEPVLTAVQVDQLRTESLVDDILERLKPDAVLPEELKDVEAAPEFLAAALFDLLRERTHREVQPIPEDKPARKSRHVAQPGEETESPQKGDSWQHNGDTVTLFMNGGRMIGLRPKDIAGLFYNTVEMEKGAVGDIRIFPKHSLIEVDASVAPQLLEALANATVCGYEVNVREDKGTPEYSDGPRPPRRSGGFRGGYRGDRDRGDRGGFRGSRGGFRSDRGERWGDRPRRDDRKKRF; this is encoded by the coding sequence ATGACTCAAACATCTTCTTTTTCGACCCTTGGCATTTCGCCGGAGATTCTGGAAGCCGTTGAAGTGCTCGGCTTCGATACTCCCTCCGCCATTCAGGAACAGGCGATTCCCGCCGCCATCGGAGGGTCGGATATCGTTGGTCTGTCCCATACGGGTTCCGGCAAGACCCTTGCCTTTGCCATTCCGGCCCTGGAATGCATTGATCCGGATGAACGCAGCGTCCAGGTGCTGGCCCTGTGCCCCACACGGGAACTGGCCGTCCAGATTTGCCGGGAGGTGGACAAGCTGGCCCTGTTCATGGACGGCGTTTCCGCGGTACCCATTTACGGAGGCTCCTCCTTCCGCCCCCAGCTTGACGCCCTGCGCCGCGGCGTGCAGTTTGTGGTGGGGACGCCCGGACGCGTCATGGACCTGATGGAATCCGGAGCGCTGAAGCTGGACAATCTCCGCATGCTGATTCTGGATGAAGCGGACGAGATGCTGGATATGGGTTTCCTGGAAGATATTGAGCGCATTGCGGAGTCCATGCCTGAAACGAAGCAGACCCTGTTTTTCTCCGCCACCATGTCTCCGGAAATCAACCGCCTGGTGAGCCGGTTCATGAAGGATCCCGTCCAGATCACCATTGAGCGGCCTACGCTGACGGTGCCCACCATTGAACAGTCTTATTACGAGGTGTTGTTCTCTTCCCGGATTGAGGTGCTCAGCCGCCTGCTGGATACTGGAAAAATCAAGATGGGCCTGGTATTCGCCAATACCAAGAAAGTGGTGGATGACGTTGTGGACGGCCTGACGGCCCGGGGCTATCCCGTGGACCGCCTTCACGGGGATATGCCGCAAATCATGCGGGAACGCGTGATGGATTCCTTCCGCAAGGGAAGCCTGCGCCTGCTGGTAGCCACGGATATTGCCGCCCGCGGCCTGGACGTGGATGATGTGGATGCCGTAGTTAACTTTGAACTGCCCCGTGATCCGGAGGATTACGTGCACCGCATCGGCCGCACGGCGCGCGCCGGGCGCAAGGGGAAGGCCATCACCTTTGTAGGCCGCCGTGATTTTTCCCTGATGAGCCGCATTGAACGCTTCATCGGCGTCAAGCTGACTCCGGAACCCGTGCTGACCGCCGTGCAGGTGGACCAGCTCCGGACGGAATCCCTGGTGGATGACATTCTGGAACGCCTCAAGCCGGATGCCGTGCTGCCGGAAGAACTGAAGGACGTGGAGGCTGCCCCGGAATTCCTGGCCGCCGCCCTGTTTGATTTGCTCCGGGAACGCACCCACCGGGAAGTGCAGCCCATTCCGGAAGACAAGCCGGCCCGCAAATCCCGCCATGTGGCCCAGCCCGGAGAAGAAACGGAAAGCCCGCAGAAGGGGGATTCCTGGCAGCATAACGGTGATACGGTCACGCTGTTCATGAACGGTGGCCGGATGATCGGCCTGAGGCCCAAGGACATCGCCGGACTGTTCTACAATACGGTGGAAATGGAGAAGGGCGCCGTGGGGGACATCAGGATTTTCCCCAAGCATTCCCTCATTGAAGTGGACGCTTCCGTGGCCCCCCAGCTTCTGGAAGCCCTGGCTAACGCCACCGTCTGCGGGTATGAGGTCAATGTGCGCGAGGACAAGGGTACGCCGGAATATTCCGACGGGCCGCGTCCGCCCCGCCGCAGCGGAGGATTCCGCGGCGGTTACCGTGGAGACCGGGACCGCGGCGATCGCGGCGGATTCAGAGGCAGCCGCGGGGGATTCCGCAGTGACCGCGGTGAGCGCTGGGGCGACCGTCCCCGCAGGGACGACAGGAAGAAGCGGTTCTGA
- a CDS encoding sialate O-acetylesterase → MHLHTPFILIAAVALNAAWAAAPQFDRIYGSHMVLPHGKNVPVSGTADPNKEVSVTFGSSTLNTRADARGKWRVMLPPMQPNGTGQTLTATQNGDSSKLEDVLVGEVWLASGQSNMLFRLNQTNTAREDIAASGDEQLRLLNNVPQAHTNNAPYSDKDFTSVTTDNFYKGQWQVSSPSTSGPMTAVGYYFGKKLREGLDMPVGIIHSSLGGSEIAAWIPQQVINTNKSFSSLRGNRWLDSPLISDWVRGRAKKNISPRLNQGSPDHPYKPAFLYESGIAWMTDLPITGVLWYQGESDAEIINNEQNGMQLKTMIASWRKAFRNPDMPFVMIQLPRINDPSKIREGWPEFREMQDMTAKTVPHAYSVNTIDLGSTNSNVHPPFKRPVGERAGNTALNKVYGKKVPCEGPAFKAFKPSGSGLLVQMEHAAGLATTDGKEPAQFEIAGADGVYHPATAEIVNKKGSTAVIRLTSPEVKSPKNARYCWNRFVTPNLVNGDQLPARPFRTDAPAPKK, encoded by the coding sequence ATGCACCTCCATACTCCATTCATCCTGATTGCCGCAGTCGCCCTGAACGCAGCTTGGGCGGCGGCTCCCCAATTCGACCGAATTTACGGTTCCCACATGGTCCTTCCCCACGGGAAAAACGTGCCCGTCTCCGGAACGGCGGACCCCAACAAGGAGGTATCCGTCACCTTCGGAAGCTCTACCCTGAACACCAGGGCAGACGCCAGGGGCAAGTGGCGCGTCATGCTCCCCCCCATGCAGCCCAACGGCACGGGACAGACGCTGACGGCCACCCAGAATGGCGATTCCTCCAAGCTGGAAGATGTTCTGGTGGGTGAGGTGTGGCTGGCCTCCGGACAATCCAACATGCTGTTCCGCCTGAACCAGACCAATACCGCCAGGGAGGACATAGCGGCCTCCGGGGATGAACAGCTGCGCCTGCTCAACAACGTTCCCCAGGCCCACACCAACAACGCCCCCTATTCGGACAAGGACTTCACCTCCGTCACCACGGATAATTTCTACAAGGGGCAGTGGCAGGTCAGCTCCCCTTCCACCTCCGGCCCTATGACGGCGGTAGGCTACTACTTCGGCAAGAAGCTCCGGGAAGGCCTGGACATGCCCGTGGGCATCATCCACTCCTCGCTCGGCGGTTCGGAAATAGCGGCGTGGATACCCCAGCAGGTCATCAACACCAACAAGAGCTTCAGCTCCCTGCGCGGCAACCGCTGGCTGGATTCCCCCCTCATTTCCGACTGGGTGAGGGGCCGCGCCAAAAAGAATATCTCTCCGCGGCTGAACCAGGGCTCCCCCGACCACCCCTACAAACCGGCGTTCCTGTATGAATCCGGCATCGCGTGGATGACGGACCTCCCCATCACGGGCGTCCTCTGGTACCAGGGGGAATCCGATGCGGAGATTATTAACAATGAACAGAACGGAATGCAGTTGAAAACCATGATTGCCTCCTGGAGGAAAGCCTTCCGGAATCCGGACATGCCGTTCGTAATGATTCAGCTCCCCCGCATCAACGATCCTTCCAAAATCCGGGAAGGCTGGCCCGAATTCCGTGAAATGCAGGACATGACGGCCAAAACCGTTCCCCATGCCTACAGCGTCAATACGATCGACCTGGGTTCCACGAACTCCAACGTGCACCCGCCGTTCAAGCGTCCCGTGGGGGAACGGGCGGGCAATACCGCCCTGAACAAGGTCTACGGCAAGAAGGTTCCCTGTGAAGGCCCCGCCTTCAAGGCCTTCAAGCCCTCCGGCTCCGGCCTCCTGGTCCAGATGGAGCATGCCGCCGGACTGGCCACGACGGACGGCAAGGAACCGGCCCAGTTTGAAATTGCCGGAGCGGACGGGGTTTACCATCCCGCCACAGCGGAAATCGTGAACAAAAAAGGGAGCACCGCCGTCATCCGCCTCACCTCCCCGGAGGTCAAATCCCCCAAGAACGCGCGGTACTGCTGGAACCGCTTCGTGACCCCCAACCTGGTCAACGGAGACCAGCTCCCGGCCCGGCCCTTCCGGACGGATGCGCCCGCTCCTAAAAAATAA
- a CDS encoding sigma-70 family RNA polymerase sigma factor codes for MSGPIAYTTLEDTELVARAREGDSRAFDELVIRHSRKLHATLYQMTDNYDDAYDIAQEAFSKAYRALRYFNGQSAFYTWLHSIAVNHARNFLKKRNRRMTYSLDDDEYGDHTEKDMNMADETDGADPERRTHLNELQLKINEALKKLSTKHREVVVLHDVKGLNHTEISALLGISEGTLRSRLHYAHKELQGLLAEYLS; via the coding sequence ATGTCGGGACCCATTGCATATACGACCCTGGAGGACACTGAACTGGTCGCCAGGGCGCGGGAAGGAGATTCGCGTGCTTTTGACGAACTAGTCATTCGTCACAGCCGCAAACTCCACGCCACCTTATACCAGATGACGGACAACTATGACGATGCTTACGACATCGCTCAGGAAGCGTTTTCCAAAGCCTACCGGGCCTTGCGCTATTTCAACGGCCAAAGCGCCTTTTATACCTGGCTGCATTCCATCGCCGTCAACCACGCCAGGAACTTCCTGAAAAAGAGGAACCGCAGGATGACCTACAGCCTGGACGACGACGAGTACGGCGACCATACGGAAAAGGACATGAACATGGCTGATGAAACGGATGGAGCGGACCCGGAACGCCGCACCCATTTGAACGAACTTCAGCTCAAGATCAATGAAGCTCTGAAAAAACTTTCCACCAAGCACAGGGAAGTCGTTGTCCTTCATGATGTGAAGGGCCTTAACCATACGGAAATATCCGCCCTGCTGGGTATCTCCGAAGGAACGCTCAGATCACGTCTGCATTATGCCCACAAAGAACTGCAGGGACTGCTGGCAGAATATCTGAGTTAA
- a CDS encoding GDSL-type esterase/lipase family protein — translation MNLRLLFASLAATLSLGMAAQGAPAKIACVGDSITFGSGLKPGDARYPQVLATLMGPDFDVRGFGNPGKTAGDYPGQVGRWYGSTKEFKQSLDFKADVYICNLGINDTGRWWDPKLFLKGYDDLFTAWKSASPKARFFAWGLLGPDYRGPLNKKAFPGNCYPYVRKYSGSDNGSAANRPEAEKLIATVARKHKAGLFDALHPLSDHPEWYVDGLHPTEPGARRIAEITFAKLAKSMKLKQPAPKLEPGTGNVIINNTGESGILLDGWKLTDGSSTLVFENATVIHPGDRLIITIGTETQKDPTKPLEIKSAKSPAAFRLIPPRNR, via the coding sequence ATGAACCTTCGTCTTCTCTTCGCTTCCCTGGCCGCAACCCTATCCCTGGGCATGGCGGCCCAGGGCGCCCCCGCTAAAATAGCCTGCGTGGGGGACAGCATCACCTTCGGCTCCGGGCTCAAACCCGGGGATGCCCGCTATCCCCAGGTGCTTGCCACGCTGATGGGTCCGGACTTTGACGTCAGGGGCTTCGGCAATCCCGGAAAAACGGCCGGAGACTATCCGGGCCAGGTAGGCCGCTGGTACGGCAGCACCAAGGAATTCAAGCAATCCCTGGACTTCAAGGCAGACGTTTACATCTGCAACCTGGGCATCAATGATACGGGCCGCTGGTGGGACCCCAAGCTGTTCTTAAAGGGTTATGACGACCTGTTCACCGCCTGGAAATCCGCCAGCCCCAAGGCCCGGTTCTTCGCCTGGGGCCTGCTGGGCCCCGACTACCGCGGCCCGCTGAACAAAAAGGCATTCCCCGGCAACTGCTACCCGTACGTGCGCAAGTACTCGGGCTCCGACAACGGCTCCGCGGCCAACCGCCCGGAAGCGGAAAAGCTGATCGCCACCGTGGCGCGCAAGCACAAGGCAGGCCTTTTTGACGCGCTCCATCCCCTCTCCGATCATCCGGAATGGTATGTGGACGGCCTGCATCCCACGGAACCGGGAGCCCGCCGCATTGCGGAAATCACCTTCGCCAAGCTGGCAAAAAGCATGAAGCTCAAGCAGCCTGCTCCCAAGCTGGAACCGGGCACCGGAAACGTGATTATCAACAACACGGGAGAATCCGGCATCCTGCTGGACGGCTGGAAGCTGACGGACGGGTCCAGCACGCTCGTCTTTGAAAACGCCACCGTCATTCATCCCGGGGACCGGCTTATCATCACCATCGGCACGGAAACCCAAAAGGACCCGACCAAGCCCCTGGAGATCAAATCCGCCAAATCCCCCGCCGCCTTCCGCCTGATTCCCCCAAGGAACCGTTAG
- a CDS encoding amidophosphoribosyltransferase: MSDFLKHECGVAAIRLLKPLSYFQDKYGSTLWAFNKLLILMEKQYNRGQDGAGIGCVKLNMPLGQPYLFRTRDASKDALTTIFNGQIKKLNKKVRRGQVNLKDAEDIKNNFDYGGEILMGHLRYGTSGLFDEGSCHPYLRRTNWPTRTLMVLGNFNMTNTPELNQRMIERGQHPVFGTDTQTVLEEIGYHLDEAHTDLYRALRDGGMPGPEIPHAISSRLNVQEIIHNSAKQWDGGYAIMGAIGNGDYFCLRDPHGIRPCHYLITDEYIAVASERVPLMTVFEAESEQVQELPPAHMLSIKADGTHNITEFTTPLKPTPCSFEKIYFSRGNDPIVYRERKTLGAALTPQIVDSLEDRFDKSAITYIPNTAETAYYGLLEGLRVYRRKRVHAQLLDALRNGTLDEKMLDSAILKRWPRGEKIAHKDIKMRTFITQEKSRAQLVSHVYDLTYGAVGPEDVLVAIDDSIVRGTTLRRSILRILGRTNPRKIVVASTAPQIRYPDCYGIDMSELGNFIAFQAAVSLLKQHGQARLLEDVYKACKEELTKPREERRNCVKAIYEGLTEAEISREITRLVTPHDAPCPVEVIFQTIENLHASIEGPCGDWYFTGDYPTPGGYTTVNVAYMRWFEGKAGRAYDLPL; encoded by the coding sequence ATGAGCGATTTTCTTAAACACGAGTGCGGCGTAGCCGCCATTCGTCTGCTTAAGCCTCTCTCTTATTTTCAGGACAAATACGGCTCCACCCTCTGGGCGTTCAACAAGCTGCTCATCCTGATGGAAAAGCAGTACAACCGCGGGCAGGACGGCGCGGGTATCGGCTGCGTTAAACTGAACATGCCCCTGGGGCAGCCCTACCTGTTCCGCACCAGGGACGCCAGCAAGGACGCCCTGACTACCATCTTCAACGGGCAAATCAAGAAGCTCAACAAAAAAGTCCGCCGCGGCCAGGTCAACCTGAAAGACGCGGAAGACATCAAGAACAATTTTGACTACGGCGGGGAAATCCTGATGGGCCACCTCCGCTACGGCACCTCCGGCCTCTTTGACGAAGGCTCCTGCCATCCCTACCTGCGCCGCACCAACTGGCCGACGCGCACCCTCATGGTGCTGGGGAACTTCAACATGACCAACACGCCGGAGCTGAACCAGCGCATGATTGAGCGCGGGCAGCACCCCGTCTTCGGCACGGACACGCAGACCGTCCTTGAAGAAATAGGCTACCATCTGGATGAAGCCCACACGGACCTTTACCGCGCCCTGCGTGACGGCGGCATGCCCGGACCGGAAATCCCCCACGCCATCTCCTCCCGGCTCAATGTCCAGGAAATCATTCATAACTCCGCCAAACAATGGGACGGCGGCTACGCCATCATGGGCGCCATCGGCAACGGGGACTACTTCTGCCTGCGGGACCCCCACGGCATCCGCCCCTGCCACTACCTCATCACGGATGAATACATTGCCGTGGCCTCCGAACGCGTTCCGCTGATGACCGTCTTTGAAGCGGAAAGCGAACAGGTGCAGGAACTGCCCCCGGCCCACATGCTCTCCATCAAGGCGGACGGCACGCATAACATCACGGAATTCACCACTCCGCTGAAGCCCACGCCGTGCTCCTTTGAAAAAATCTACTTCTCCCGCGGGAACGATCCCATCGTGTACCGGGAGCGCAAGACCCTGGGCGCGGCGCTGACCCCGCAAATCGTGGATTCCCTGGAAGACCGCTTTGACAAATCCGCCATCACCTACATCCCCAACACGGCGGAAACCGCCTACTACGGCCTGCTGGAAGGCCTGCGCGTCTACCGCCGCAAGCGCGTGCACGCCCAGCTTCTGGACGCCCTGAGAAACGGAACCCTTGATGAAAAGATGCTGGACAGCGCCATCCTGAAACGGTGGCCGCGCGGTGAAAAAATCGCCCACAAGGACATCAAGATGCGCACCTTCATCACGCAGGAGAAGAGCCGCGCCCAACTGGTCTCCCACGTGTACGACCTCACCTACGGCGCCGTGGGTCCGGAAGACGTGCTCGTCGCCATAGATGACTCCATCGTCCGCGGCACCACGCTGAGAAGGTCCATCCTCCGCATCCTGGGACGCACCAACCCCCGGAAAATCGTCGTCGCCTCCACCGCTCCGCAAATCCGGTATCCGGACTGCTACGGCATTGACATGTCCGAGCTGGGGAACTTCATTGCCTTCCAGGCGGCGGTCTCCCTGCTCAAGCAGCACGGACAGGCCCGGCTGCTGGAAGATGTGTACAAGGCATGCAAGGAAGAACTGACCAAGCCCAGGGAAGAACGCCGCAACTGCGTCAAGGCCATTTACGAGGGTCTCACGGAAGCGGAAATCTCCCGTGAAATCACGCGCCTGGTCACTCCGCACGACGCTCCATGCCCCGTGGAAGTCATTTTCCAGACCATTGAAAACCTGCACGCCTCCATAGAAGGCCCGTGCGGTGACTGGTATTTCACCGGGGACTACCCGACTCCGGGCGGATACACCACAGTTAATGTGGCATACATGCGCTGGTTTGAGGGTAAAGCGGGCCGTGCATACGATTTGCCCTTGTAG
- a CDS encoding VC0807 family protein → MIQVPASKFMDKKPNTSRSSLLGIFINILLPVLILDYCSAGPANPLERPEGESFWHLGPVWALVIALSLPLVYGVRSLIVTRKFDLMSGVGMAGVLLTGVISIFVIGPEGRIHSATPWLFAGKEALIPLILAAAVIVSRSTGSPLLNMFIYTPELFDISRIEQKVAANDAEQAYQRLLASSSWVLAGTLVASSIGNFFLSLSFMSSVMRQPEAEQQVAYNVAIGSITWWGFLIIGVPILAALVFIMLRLIKRLGQLTGLTRDELLLR, encoded by the coding sequence ATGATACAAGTACCTGCCTCCAAATTCATGGACAAGAAGCCAAACACATCACGTTCCTCACTCCTGGGAATTTTCATCAACATCCTCCTGCCGGTATTGATTCTGGACTATTGCAGCGCGGGTCCGGCCAATCCCCTGGAACGCCCGGAAGGGGAAAGCTTCTGGCACCTCGGGCCCGTATGGGCGCTCGTCATCGCCCTTTCCCTGCCTCTTGTCTACGGAGTCCGCTCCCTGATCGTCACCCGGAAATTTGACCTGATGTCCGGCGTGGGCATGGCCGGCGTGCTGCTTACCGGCGTCATCAGCATCTTCGTCATCGGGCCGGAAGGCCGCATCCACAGCGCCACGCCCTGGCTGTTCGCCGGAAAGGAAGCCCTCATCCCCCTCATCCTGGCCGCCGCGGTCATCGTCTCCCGTTCCACGGGCTCCCCCCTGCTCAACATGTTCATTTATACGCCGGAGCTGTTTGACATATCCAGAATAGAGCAGAAGGTGGCCGCCAACGACGCAGAGCAGGCCTACCAGCGGCTGCTGGCCAGCTCATCCTGGGTGCTGGCGGGCACGCTCGTGGCCTCTTCCATCGGCAACTTTTTCCTGAGCCTCTCCTTCATGTCTTCCGTCATGCGCCAGCCGGAGGCGGAACAGCAGGTGGCTTACAACGTAGCCATCGGCAGCATCACCTGGTGGGGCTTCCTGATCATCGGCGTCCCCATCCTGGCAGCCCTGGTCTTCATCATGCTGCGCCTGATCAAACGCCTCGGCCAGCTCACCGGACTCACCCGGGATGAACTCCTTCTCAGATAA
- a CDS encoding flavoprotein produces MACIILGITGSIAAYKAADIASALVKAGHEVHCVCTAKALEFVTALTLHTISRNPVFSSFEDEKGEWIPPHIQLAQRADLLVVAPATANTMANLARGFAPDMLSSLYLACQAPVLICPAMNVHMWEHTATQQNAAILKQRKGHHILGPCESGVLACGAEGAGKLMPVDRIVQETLSLLP; encoded by the coding sequence ATGGCCTGCATCATCCTGGGCATCACCGGCTCCATTGCCGCGTACAAGGCGGCGGACATCGCTTCCGCCCTGGTTAAAGCCGGGCATGAGGTACACTGCGTCTGTACGGCCAAGGCCCTGGAATTCGTCACGGCCCTCACGCTGCACACCATCTCCCGCAACCCTGTTTTCTCCTCCTTTGAGGATGAAAAGGGAGAATGGATCCCCCCCCACATCCAGCTCGCCCAGCGGGCGGACCTCCTGGTGGTGGCTCCCGCCACGGCAAACACCATGGCCAACCTCGCCCGCGGCTTCGCGCCAGACATGCTCAGTTCCCTTTACCTGGCCTGCCAGGCTCCCGTGCTCATCTGCCCGGCCATGAACGTCCACATGTGGGAACACACGGCCACGCAGCAGAATGCGGCCATCCTGAAGCAACGGAAAGGCCACCACATCCTGGGCCCCTGTGAGTCCGGCGTTCTGGCCTGCGGCGCGGAAGGAGCGGGAAAACTGATGCCGGTGGACCGGATTGTTCAAGAAACGCTCTCCCTCCTGCCGTAA
- a CDS encoding PDZ domain-containing protein: MPAPFKVEAIPQQAEGVPYTAMAAQVGKDLIASLIPYRVFKNGEVAYYLGDKDTPPLQVWAQEKLTGLTIFKVDAARISGDPAILVPAGTLRRGARLAFTSNRNEPTLGIYVGMEHSIGDTSFPLRLVRAQFPKLAAPPIGQPCYDAENRLVGIVLGVSRRGTCHLLPAQAISFLADHPKAKRVRLGCLLDINASTPVIEGLISGGPLARGGIQTGDILISINGSPIRNYGDMLDATYYLTGDKPLTVEVIRGTQVVKSKGIIPTQDAR; encoded by the coding sequence GTGCCTGCCCCTTTTAAGGTGGAAGCCATTCCGCAACAGGCGGAAGGAGTGCCGTACACTGCCATGGCGGCACAGGTCGGAAAAGACCTGATCGCCTCCCTGATTCCGTACAGGGTTTTTAAAAACGGAGAGGTGGCCTACTATCTTGGCGACAAGGACACCCCGCCCCTGCAGGTATGGGCCCAGGAAAAACTCACGGGCCTGACCATCTTCAAGGTGGACGCCGCCCGGATCAGCGGAGATCCCGCCATCCTGGTGCCCGCCGGCACTCTCAGGCGCGGCGCGCGGCTTGCCTTTACCAGCAACCGTAATGAACCCACGCTGGGAATTTATGTGGGCATGGAGCACTCCATAGGAGATACCAGCTTCCCGCTGCGCCTTGTCCGCGCCCAATTCCCCAAGCTGGCGGCTCCGCCCATCGGCCAGCCCTGCTATGATGCTGAAAACCGCCTGGTCGGCATCGTGCTGGGAGTTTCCCGCAGGGGAACGTGCCACCTGCTGCCCGCCCAGGCCATCTCCTTCCTGGCGGACCATCCGAAAGCCAAAAGGGTGCGGCTGGGATGCCTTCTGGACATCAATGCCTCCACCCCCGTCATTGAAGGCCTCATTAGCGGAGGCCCTCTGGCACGGGGAGGCATCCAGACCGGAGACATCCTCATCAGCATCAACGGCTCCCCCATCCGCAACTACGGCGACATGCTGGACGCCACCTATTACCTTACGGGAGACAAGCCCCTGACTGTTGAAGTCATCCGCGGCACCCAGGTGGTAAAAAGCAAGGGCATCATCCCCACACAGGATGCCCGGTGA
- the purM gene encoding phosphoribosylformylglycinamidine cyclo-ligase — MSGKLTYKQSGVDTKEAAAFVSDISSHVKRTQKQRSLHQAFGLFAAAYDLSSYKEPVIVTGCDGVGTKTEILFELDMVETAGKDLVAMNVNDILTTGGDPLLFLDYLGISNLEQERTRITRLVAGMCDYLESCNCILAGGETAEMPGVVPESIVELSGFCIGCCEKSKLIDPRTVRPGDVFIGYKSDSFHANGWSLIRRILEENPDVVDEEELRSLLQPTRLYHDVVADMRSSNVIPKAYAHITGGGLPENLERFLGDYGADLTIPFWDNPAAQKILKHADPQDRFNTFNMGIGWVAIVKPEDVEAALKAGPGGTVIGTLREGRGIHVKVQGE; from the coding sequence ATGTCCGGCAAATTAACCTACAAGCAATCGGGGGTCGATACCAAAGAAGCAGCCGCTTTCGTATCCGACATCAGCTCTCACGTTAAAAGAACGCAAAAGCAGCGCTCCCTGCACCAGGCCTTCGGTCTTTTTGCCGCCGCTTATGACCTCAGCTCCTACAAGGAACCGGTTATCGTCACCGGATGCGACGGCGTAGGCACCAAGACGGAAATCCTGTTTGAACTGGACATGGTGGAAACCGCCGGCAAGGACCTGGTGGCCATGAACGTCAACGACATCCTTACCACGGGCGGGGATCCCCTCCTCTTCCTGGACTACCTGGGCATCTCCAATCTGGAACAGGAACGCACCCGCATCACCCGCCTGGTGGCCGGCATGTGCGACTATCTGGAATCCTGCAACTGCATTCTGGCAGGCGGGGAAACGGCTGAAATGCCCGGCGTGGTTCCGGAATCCATCGTGGAGCTTTCCGGCTTCTGCATCGGCTGCTGTGAAAAAAGCAAGCTGATTGATCCCAGGACCGTCCGGCCCGGGGACGTATTCATCGGCTACAAATCCGACAGCTTCCATGCCAACGGCTGGAGCCTCATCCGCCGCATTCTGGAGGAAAACCCGGACGTAGTGGATGAAGAAGAACTCCGTTCCCTGCTGCAGCCCACCCGCCTGTACCATGACGTGGTGGCGGACATGCGCAGCTCCAACGTCATCCCCAAGGCCTACGCCCACATCACCGGGGGCGGCCTTCCGGAAAACCTGGAACGTTTCCTGGGCGACTACGGCGCGGACCTCACCATCCCCTTCTGGGATAACCCCGCAGCCCAGAAAATCCTGAAGCACGCGGACCCCCAGGACCGCTTCAACACTTTCAACATGGGCATCGGCTGGGTAGCCATCGTGAAGCCGGAGGACGTGGAAGCCGCGTTGAAGGCAGGCCCCGGCGGCACGGTCATCGGCACGCTGAGAGAAGGCCGCGGCATTCATGTCAAGGTACAGGGCGAATAG
- a CDS encoding DoxX family protein — translation MEQNKCKSPACCLLGSFATNTSMDFGVLLLRLGVGAMMLVHGIPKLSMLISGNWAAFQDPLGIGNFLSLLLCVGAEFGCSILIFLGLFTRLTALILIINMCVALFLVLGLSGWGAQELASIYLLIYLTLFYTGPGKFSLDAWWLWRDCKIEVE, via the coding sequence ATGGAACAGAATAAATGCAAATCACCCGCATGCTGCCTGCTTGGCTCTTTCGCCACCAATACCAGCATGGACTTCGGCGTCCTGCTGCTGCGCCTGGGCGTAGGCGCAATGATGCTTGTGCACGGCATTCCCAAGCTGAGCATGCTCATCAGCGGAAACTGGGCCGCTTTCCAGGACCCGCTCGGAATCGGCAACTTTCTGTCCCTGCTCCTGTGCGTGGGCGCGGAATTCGGATGTTCCATCCTGATCTTCCTGGGCCTCTTCACCCGCCTGACCGCCCTCATCCTGATCATTAACATGTGCGTGGCGCTCTTCCTCGTCCTGGGCCTCTCCGGCTGGGGCGCCCAGGAACTCGCGTCCATCTACCTGCTGATTTACCTGACCCTCTTCTACACGGGCCCGGGCAAATTCTCCCTGGATGCCTGGTGGCTCTGGCGCGACTGCAAAATAGAAGTGGAATAA